A single region of the Leishmania panamensis strain MHOM/PA/94/PSC-1 chromosome 21 sequence genome encodes:
- a CDS encoding hypothetical protein (TriTrypDB/GeneDB-style sysID: LpmP.21.0230) gives MSSSRRDVLFFGSIAVSIIGHKVHDEAVAAQLEQQNASIKLHATASTPYAKTEEVFGLVSTSPLYEIRSADSKASPAIPFTAQRGASHPRHHHQRAAFLPVVLELSPKAAVEEVPSIADQDGALLQLDSPMNDADPAPSYTSASLRIEVGVSRSGGDATVVGAKEVFLPSLNYLASRDMCTVVRVPVWSDTILKSAVGEVNVAELHRRSSQIQIADDSSSSSSVVVLGDGRDRNGRGDAVSGVALSVYAMVRVISLAEKVRLVCEADDAVRRLLDLPDPARKVSLALTQRGEAPYGAMPLTELYKHHWHFFGYYSNTIIKHSNVVMQRLAEAPRQREAEASFPHRWNALTVVDLRPTLLGEDAFAPLLVTLAYCPNLRAVYADGNHLGDLTCARLSVLFRRHRYLSCISLSKNVIHEAGGAQLLRLVRNNLRITSMPCQGNFFSDEMRSRIEEVARKNASVIAQDPLNVFSSSYDYLTDLSSLPKSLQQQGLRTWAMLSAAPVGDVDVMVRNFTTSTQRTLGDSPVAAMERAKAALRSRESLSLIPPAALAPLLSEVMRTVSVGVSRVLPDPLVRSLFSDMETVVAQEQKQVEAQRRDELAGGIRDASFLPPEVCDAMGGAHTPAVDSENMYARAFVRIVVAALRGVALRTPWAEIAKVLEGIGRVHRDLGVMPEDYWLAVHIFMTSLRISCGAEFYDADHASSFLALLALAVRTAAGTDAVLQ, from the coding sequence ATGAGCAGCAGTAGGCGCGAcgttctcttcttcggcTCTATCGCCGTCAGCATCATCGGGCATAAGGTGCACGATgaggccgtggcggcgcagctggagcagcaaaATGCCTCTATAAAGCTGcatgccaccgccagcacgcCGTATGCGAAGACAGAGGAAGTCTTTGGTTTagtctccacctctcccctctacGAGATCCGTTCCGCCGACTCCAAGGCCAGCCCAGCCATCCCGTTCACCGCTCAGCGCGGCGCCTCTCACCcgcgacaccaccaccagcgggcTGCCTTCCTCCCTGTCGTGCTGGAGCTGTCCCCgaaagcagcagtggaggaggtgcccTCGATCGCGGACCAGGATggtgcgctcctgcagcttgaCTCGCCGATGAACGACGCCGATCCGGCGCCGAGCTACACCTcggcctcgctgcgcatCGAGGTTGGTGTgtcgcgcagcggcggtgacgcgaCAGTGGTGGGGGCCAAGGAAGTATTTCTTCCCTCGCTCAACTACCTCGCCAGCCGTGACATGTGCACTGTTGTGCGCGTCCCAGTGTGGTCTGACACGATCCTGAAGTCAGCGGTGGGCGAGGTGAACGTGGCGGAGCTACACCGACGGTCCTCGCAGATACAAATAgccgacgacagcagcagcagtagcagcgtCGTGGTGCTTGGTGACGGAAGGGACCGCAACGGCAGAGGCGATGCAGTGAGTGGTGTGGCGCTCAGCGTGTACGCGATGGTGCGTGTCATCAGTCTGGCAGAGAAGGTGCGCCTCGTCTGTGAGGCTGACGATGCCGTGCGTCGCCTCTTGGACCTGCCAGATCCGGCCAGGAAGGTGAGCCTTGCCCTCACCcagagaggcgaggcgcCGTACGGTGCCATGCCCCTCACAGAGCTCTACAAGCACCACTGGCACTTCTTCGGCTATTACAGTAACACCATTATTAAGCACAGCAACGTTGTGATGCAGCGACTCGCCGAGGCGCCCCGTCAGCGCGAGGCCGAAGCGTCGTTTCCCCATCGCTGGAACGCGCTCACGGTTGTGGACCTGCGACCGACACTCCTCGGCGAGGACGCGTTCGCGCCTCTCCTGGTCACCTTGGCCTACTGTCCCAACCTCCGCGCCGTGTACGCCGACGGTAACCACCTCGGCGACCTCACCTGCGCCCGTCTCTCCGTCCTCTTCcgacgccaccgctaccTCTCCTGCATATCGCTCTCCAAGAACGTCATTCACGAGGCCGgtggtgcgcagctcctgcgaCTTGTGCGCAACAACCTGCGCATCACGTCCATGCCGTGCCAAGGGAACTTCTTCTCCGATGAGATGCGCAGCCGTATCGAAGAGGTGGCCAGGAAGAACGCCAGCGTCATTGCACAGGATCCTCTGAACGTCTTCTCCTCAAGCTACGACTACCTCACCGACCTATCAAGTCTGCCCAAGTCTCTACAACAGCAGGGTCTGCGAACGTGGGCAATGCTCTCTGCAGCCCCGGTGGGTGACGTCGACGTGATGGTGCGCAACTTCACCACGAGCACTCAACGCACCCTGGGTGACTCGCCGGTCGCCGCGATGGAGCGGGCTAAAGCGGCGTTGCGCTCACGCGAGTCCCTCTCTTTAATaccgccggcggcgctggcgccatTATTGAGCGAAGTTATGCGCACGGTGTCCGTTGGGGTATCCCGCGTGCTTCCCGACCCGCTTGTGCGCTCACTCTTCTCAGACATGgagacggtggtggcacAAGAACAGAAGCAGGTCGAGGCTCAGCGTCGTGACGAGCTGGCCGGCGGCATCCGCGACGCGTCGTTCCTGCCGCCCGAGGTATGCGATGCCATGGGCGGAGCGCACACCCCAGCCGTCGACTCTGAGAATATGTACGCTCGCGCCTTCGTGCGCATCGTCGTGGCGGCACTTCGAGGCGTGGCGTTGAGAACGCCGTGGGCGGAGATCGCCAAAGTACTCGAGGGCATTGGCCGTGTACATCGTGACCTCGGTGTTATGCCAGAGGACTACTGGCTCGCGGTGCACATCTTCATGACCTCGCTACGCATCAGCTGTGGTGCAGAGTTCTACGATGCCGACCACGCATCCTCTTTCCTTGctctgctggcgctggcggtgcggacagcggcaggcaccgacgcagtgctgcagtga
- a CDS encoding hypothetical protein (TriTrypDB/GeneDB-style sysID: LpmP.21.0210), whose amino-acid sequence MPPSAYWGKRPREGDSDEAFVRFSELSPARKLERRREERVEKKERDRTLAYFRSVQRALEDQVTGGGDPSTLASIVDGFFSELLKLLKADSTFYILRNGTACRVVELALANALLLHVKSLLYVFLGHICELLISPVASYTLETLLASLSQGLSALAGTNREGLEAELTEGGVGMHTGSGVPSSATLLSSMAEEMCEHAEDLIVHDIGGRALRSVVLMLGGRPIRQAPLPNRPVAFPRIVGTLAEAVTKALEEGYGREYQTASPAEAWMAAAQVPATSLVMQSLLRVSDEGTVVERCVRQRIEQLSYKGKPLLHHLLVDKLGCHLFQSYLQVPPPTAVVVEGDAAAVHASASTVDSDSSSEATSAPGGDASCCWSRAAGSITVEVNNLLKPGSDLVAQTGYVLQDLVLYAPTATHLQWLWRRVLEPRLALLFDVPALTPVLVQLVKRCAFEGVLLTPPAPSGLAVATAQAGDAAASATEEVSHHGTTLPADVLTMLRNEVAQHVRYSPVPITFQGEVCASVCTLAKQRVVKGAAQYFLVDAALGNKGYEVAHFLLHLHPTASTVLQYSLDKLQRDDLLAVVCHQKGSLFMQQYIKVTALAVSKSTATRTGSEKADPTSGGADAAAAELKRPLMRLFRRLQSSLGTLIYDKYAAFVVEGLYEAAAMPVKEALVKSLVPLYQAMHTQHSGTTPAPSASAEAVPSTASATADDEAGENVKHATPSPIQQRFIAYKVMSKCFVEQYVHRRDDWIKLAKRQCHVQRLLCRMLLSE is encoded by the coding sequence ATGCCGCCGAGTGCGTACTGGGGCAAGCGCCCACGCGagggcgacagcgacgaagCCTTTGTGCGTTTTAGTGAACTCTCTCCCGCGCGAAAGCTGGAACGACGGCGCGAAGAGCGcgtggagaagaaggagcggGACCGCACGCTGGCGTACTTCAGGTCTGTTCAACGTGCGCTGGAGGACCAGgtcaccggcggcggtgatCCCAGCACCCTCGCCTCCATCGTGGACGGATTCTTCtcggagctgctgaagctgctcaAGGCGGACTCGACCTTCTACATCCTCCGGAATGGCACGGCGTGCCGTGTTGTGGAGTTGGCTCTGGCaaacgcgctgctgctgcacgtgaaGTCCCTTCTTTACGTCTTTCTCGGTCACATTTGTGAGCTGCTCATCTCCCCTGTCGCGAGCTACACGTtggagacgctgctggcaaGCCTGTCGCAGGGTCTCAGCGCACTCGCAGGCACAAACCGGGAAGGCCTGGAGGCTGAACTCACTGAGGGCGGCGTCGGCATGCACACCGGCAGTGGTGTGCCGAGTTCTGCCACGCTGCTGAGCTCCATGGCAGAGGAAATGTGCGAGCATGCCGAAGATCTCATCGTTCACGACATCGGCGGCCGTGCCTTGCGCTCGGTGGTTCTCATGCTTGGTGGGCGCCCGATCAGGCAGGCGCCGCTACCCAACCGCCCGGTGGCCTTCCCACGCATAGTTGGTACGCTAGCAGAGGCCGTTACCAAAGCCCTGGAGGAGGGCTACGGCCGCGAGTATCAGACAGCGAGTCCGGCAGAGGCGTGGATGGCAGCCGCGCAGGTGCCGGCAACGAGTCTTGTCATGCAGAGCCTCCTGCGAGTGAGTGACGAGGGCACCGTTGTGGAGCGCTGCGTACGCCAACGGATTGAGCAGCTCTCCTACAAGGGAAAGCCTCTCTtacaccacctcctcgtagACAAACTTGGCTGCCACCTCTTCCAGAGCTATCTgcaggtgccgccgccgaccgcGGTCGTGGTCGAgggcgatgccgctgccgtgcacgCGAGTGCGTCTACAGTGGACAGTGACAGCAGCTCCGAGGCGACGTCAGCACCGGGTGGAGATGCGTCCTGCTGCTGGTCACGTGCAGCCGGATCGATCACTGTCGAGGTAAACAACCTCCTGAAACCCGGCAGTGACCTTGTCGCACAGACAGGCTACGTTCTGCAAGACCTTGTCCTGTACGCGCCGACTGCGACCCACCTCCAGTGGCTTTGGAGGCGCGTTCTGGAGCCGCGACTGGCGCTTTTGTTTGACGTTCCAGCGCTGACACCGGTGCTCGTGCAGTTGGTGAAACGATGTGCGTTCGAGGGCGTCTTGCTGACGCCTCCCGCGCCCTCAGGactggcggtggcaacggcCCAAGccggcgatgcagcagccTCTGCGACTGAGGAAGTGAGTCATCATGGCACAACGCTGCCTGCCGATGTTCTCACGATGCTGCGTAATGAGGTCGCCCAGCATGTGCGCTACTCACCAGTGCCCATCACCTTCCAGGGGGAGGTGTGCGCGTCGGTGTGCACGTTGGCAAAGCAGCGGGTTGTGAAGGGGGCAGCGCAGTATTTTCTAGTAGACGCGGCGCTAGGCAACAAAGGATATGAAGTGGCGcactttctcctccacctgcaccCGACGGCatcgacggtgctgcagtacTCACTGGacaagctgcagcgcgacgaCCTACTTGCCGTGGTGTGCCACCAGAAGGGCAGTCTCTTCATGCAGCAGTACATCAAGGTGACCGCCCTCGCGGTGTCCAAGTCGACGGCGACCCGCACAGGAAGCGAGAAGGCCGATCCCACCAGCGGTGGAGcggatgccgctgctgcggagtTAAAGAGGCCGCTGatgcgcctcttccgccgCTTGCAGTCGTCCCTCGGCACGCTGATCTACGACAAGTACGCCGCTTTCGTGGTGGAAGGACTGTATGAGGCAGCCGCCATGCcggtgaaggaggcgctggtgaAGTCGCTGGTGCCGCTCTATCAGGCTATGCACACACAGCACAGTGGCACAACTCCTGCACCGTCTGCGagcgcggaggcggtgccgtCAACCGCATCCGCAACAGCGGATGACGAAGCTGGCGAGAATGTCAAGCACGCAACCCCGAGCCCGatccagcagcgcttcatCGCGTACAAGGTCATGTCGAAGTGCTTTGTGGAGCAGTATGTGCATCGCAGGGACGACTGGATCAAGCTGGCGAAGCGGCAATGCCATGTGCAACGCCTCCTGTGTCGTATGCTGCTGAGCGAGTAG
- a CDS encoding hypothetical protein (TriTrypDB/GeneDB-style sysID: LpmP.21.0220), with amino-acid sequence MADTVTSTALPALCEGRHRGDGRHAIIAAPVSTDGSMDYVALYRHFCAEEGCKANSAFLRYLQDCGGHFSLECLNLSNNYLGPKGLRPVLRMIDLCETTLSLNLQKNGMDNDTVMDLCKVLQRHGSIASLNLSDNPISVSGGKRLLQLVEENPRITELLLTGTHIFEGLQSRIRMALQHNAAVQLGTGPKMETNKEVASPAVAVKAAGSRPSSRQRGGPAVAATLPAIPPPKATFKVTYHRPCSSDKAVTDASSTGAAASEPSSRYTRQEVVLGKPQPRPPLPAVAPQEHKAFPLSKVKDLKALFGERARLLMEVNRGEASRRAYAVRQELLALVRHSQPTGATTSSAQPRTYPGTATPSTPLLGPLPNVNEEDTSTTHITSGGENASVHTSAAPHLAVPSGGEITAEVEPSDSARAAHLAATDVSVTDHSASATVVGARSAGAGLVGGTAVTVPAERPEAHTIEDALVPARMMLLTTEEKLTVLFDQGCREYMNRNLDAAYMAWNEAMRVAVSEGQREWIAVVASNLQRLSYELLVEEGASHLERGQLEKACDTFNLAYDVATKAKNAAWERDVRAAQQNVQKALFHRCHEAALLLFRRAQEDMSRGTASTTVTEDDYFVLPGTEEMVHHTAAFVREWSCLLLLKEAIGLWAEATRVIARLSEVAAAPLKESVKEAVSLVAAFIAEHHFNATSPESLTWFGTDAYLYHERILLSELWYDLVAYSEQNLRHGLLNAICAAQLGELYVATFQLPQALVQLNKLVTYGRAHQLAVLEATGLTLCGRLHLQRADYALAEAALDDALRLWTELRSDPAVKVLADGRDTGAWHRYDVALMDASAVTADESAVASTQMTVAHESAAETPAKAVVVAPDRLEEKAGTITYSCSSSTRFRIEAHLPTDAVVVLANMCRHYKVCLLLRTYRYSAALEALENSLNEAYSDTLREKLGRNFHLSPSIDEIAAIAGVLKTPLVFYTLTTKYDWAVMESVYMAEESLCMWVVAESGEMRFVEVNLTKDFRCTLRGLIASLRQRLGVDPEMAVQTDIITELPSRSWQEPLRVLYQACIHPIIGYVRALDSQLLFGDGVITVVPSGQMWLVPFHALLNVKAGDRYFVEEAAVQVAFSATQAAFAALSAVRVQQQDLHREVVAVQGDADHDAADTLFCTAFPPNTDRSEQEGAAVVAMLSAGQVQLAEWLGRHSTPEKVVTRKVELVENVESLRTVLPRARTVHIATATTAAAPLSQAGPVDRTASRPEDEGGLLMRTAARMGDIGLVRAAEIAHMGLAAEHVILTNTNMSPQHMDGIRDDVLRLVRGFFGSGVPCVIAGQWCTPDMKPIELFRHFYEQWCRALRTSQAELSVHVVTATGDCVSPSSAQPTGALQPQRIVGEEGPEEDGEMVRHRALLLARSIRHLLVEEPAMRYRPRVWAGYYCIGSGR; translated from the coding sequence ATGGCCGACACGGTGACttcgacagcgctgccggcgctgtGCGAGGGGAGGCACCGCGGAGATGGTCGCCATGCCATCATCGCGGCTCCGGTCTCCACAGACGGCTCCATGGACTACGTGGCGCTCTACCGCCACTTCTGCGCGGAGGAAGGGTGCAAGGCAAACTCAGCGTTTCTCCGCTACCTTCAAGACTGTGGTGGCCACTTCAGCCTCGAGTGCCTAAACCTGAGCAACAACTACCTCGGCCCCAAAGGGCTACggccggtgctgcgcatgATTGACCTGTGCGAaaccaccctctccctcaacCTCCAGAAGAATGGGATGGACAACGACACTGTTATGGACCTCTGCAAGGTGCTTcagcgccacggcagcatcgcctcgCTCAACTTGAGCGATAACCCCATATCTGTTTCCGGGGGGAAGCGGCTGCTCCAACTTGTCGAAGAGAACCCTCGCATCACCGAGCTGCTTCTCACCGGGACCCATATTTTCGAAGGGCTGCAGAGCCGCATCCGCATGGCCCTGCAGCACAACGCCGCCGTCCAACTAGGCACCGGCCCGAAGATGGAAACGAACAAGGAGGTGGCGAGCCCTGCCGTTGCGGTCAAGGCAGCAGGAAGTCGACCGTCGTCGCGCCAGCGCGGTGGCCCGGCAGTGGCTGCCACCCTGCCTGCTATCCCCCCGCCCAAGGCGACGTTCAAAGTGACTTATCATCGTCCCTGCAGCTCCGACAAGGCAGTCACAGACGCCAGCTCTACaggggcagcggcatcagAGCCATCGTCGCGGTATACGCggcaggaggtggtgctcgGTAAACCACAGCCTCGCCCGCCGCTCCCCGCTGTGGCCCCGCAGGAGCATAAGGCCTTTCCTCTGAGCAAGGTGAAGGATCTCAAGGCGCTCTTCGGCGAGCGGGCGCGGTTGCTCATGGAGGTCAACCGAGGGGAGGCCAGCCGGCGCGCCTATGCGGTGCGCCAAGAGCTCTTAGCTCTGGTGCGTCATAGCCAACCTACCGGGGCGACtaccagcagcgcgcagccCCGCACGTACCCCGGCACTGCGACACCAAGCACTCCTCTGCTCGGCCCGCTGCCAAACGTGAACGAGGAGGACACTTCCACTACGCACATCACCAGTGGTGGCGAGAATGCCTCTGTCCAcacctccgccgcgccacaCCTCGCCGTGCCCAGTGGCGGGGAGATAACAGCAGAAGTGGAGCCCAGCGACAGCGCCCGCGCAGCGCACCTGGCAGCTACAGATGTGAGCGTCACTGACCACTCAGCGTCGGCCACGGTGGTGGGGGCGCGCTCTGCCGGGGCGGGGCTCGTGGGGGGAACCGCTGTGACTGTCCCAGCAGAACGGCCCGAGGCACACACCATCGAGGATGCGCTGGTTCCAGCTCGCATGATGCTCCTGACCACGGAGGAGAAGCTCACGGTGCTGTTCGACCAGGGTTGTCGCGAGTACATGAATCGCAACTTGGATGCCGCGTACATGGCATGGAATGAAGCGATGCGGGTGGCGGTGAGTGAGGGGCAGCGGGAGTGGATAGCAGTGGTGGCCAGCAACCTGCAGCGGCTCAGCTACGAGCTCCTCGTCGAGGAGGGCGCCTCGCACCTCGAACGCGGGCAGCTGGAAAAGGCGTGTGACACGTTCAACCTCGCCTACGACGTGGCCACGAAGGCAAAGAACGCGGCGTGGGAGCGAGATGtgcgcgccgcgcagcagaaCGTGCAGAAGGCGctcttccaccgctgccacgaGGCAGCCCTGCTCCTCTTTCGCCGTGCTCAGGAAGACATGAGCAGAGGCACTGCATCTACGACGGTGACGGAGGACGACTACTTTGTTCTCCCCGGCACGGAGGAAATGGTGCACCACACTGCCGCCTTCGTGCGGGAGTGGTCGTGTCTGCTACTGTTGAAAGAAGCTATCGGCTTGTGGGCGGAGGCAACACGGGTCATTGCGCGGCTCagcgaggtggcggccgcgCCGCTGAAGGAGTCCGTGAAGGAGGCCGTGTCACTCGTCGCTGCCTTCATTGCGGAGCATCACTTCAACGCGACGTCGCCGGAGAGCCTTACGTGGTTCGGTACGGACGCCTACCTCTACCACGAGCGCATCCTTCTCAGTGAGCTTTGGTACGACCTCGTCGCGTACAGCGAGCAGAACCTGCGGCACGGGCTGTTGAACGCCATCTGTGCCGCCCAGCTGGGTGAGCTGTACGTCGCCACCTTCCAGCTTCCGCAGGCCCTTGTGCAGCTAAACAAGCTGGTCACCTACGGCCGTGCTCACCAACTCGCTGTGCTCGAGGCGACAGGGCTGACGCTCTGTGGCCGTCTGCATCTTCAGCGAGCTGACTACGCGCTGGCGGAAGCGGCACTCGACGATGCCCTGCGGCTTTGGACGGAGCTACGGAGCGATCCAGCGGTGAAGGTGCTGGCGGATGGCCGTGACACCGGTGCGTGGCATCGCTACGACGTGGCGCTGATGGACGCCTCTGCTGTAACAGCAGATGAATCCGCCGTCGCATCCACTCAGATGACGGTGGCTCACGAGAGTGCGGCGGAGACGCCTGCTAAGGCGGTGGTCGTCGCACCCGACAGGCTTGAAGAGAAGGCGGGTACCATTACctacagctgcagcagcagcactcgctTCCGTATTGAGGCGCATCTACCGACGGACGCGGTGGTCGTGCTAGCCAACATGTGTCGGCACTACAAGGTGTGCCTGCTACTGCGCACGTACCGCTACAGCGCCGCCCTGGAGGCTCTGGAGAACAGCCTCAACGAGGCCTATAGCGACACCCTACGCGAGAAGCTGGGGCGCAATTTCCACCTCAGCCCGTCGATCGACGAGATCGCGGCAATCGCCGGCGTGCTCAAGACCCCACTTGTCTTTTACACCCTAACTACCAAGTATGACTGGGCTGTCATGGAGAGCGTCTACATGGCGGAGGAGTCGCTGTGCATGTGGGTGGTGGCCGAGTCTGGGGAGATGCGCTTTGTAGAGGTGAACTTGACCAAGGACTTTAGGTGCACCCTCCGCGGCCTCATAgcctcgctgcggcagcggctcggCGTCGACCCAGAGATGGCAGTGCAAACAGACATCATCACGGAGCTGCCGAGTCGCTCCTGGCAGGAACCGCTGCGGGTGCTCTACCAGGCCTGCATCCATCCCATTATCGGCTACGTGCGCGCGCTAGactcgcagctgctcttcgGTGACGGCGTGATTACTGTGGTTCCGTCTGGACAGATGTGGCTGGTGCCCTTCCACGCACTGCTGAACGTCAAGGCCGGCGACCGGTACTTCGTCGAAGAAGCCGCCGTCCAGGTGGCTTTCTCCGCCACACAAGCAGCCTTCGCCGCCCTCAGTGCGGTgcgagtgcagcagcaggaccTGCACCGCGAGGTGGTAGCCGTGCAGGGCGACGCTGACCACGATGCGGCCGACACTCTCTTCTGCACAGCCTTCCCGCCCAACACAGACAGGTCGGAGCAGGAaggtgcagcggtggtcgCGATGCTGAGTGCCGGGCaggtgcagctggcggagtGGCTCGGCCGGCATTCCACCCCTGAGAAGGTCGTCACCCGCAAGGTGGAGCTTGTAGAGAACGTGGAGTCGCTGCGAACAGTCttgccgcgcgcgcgcaccgtGCACATTGCTACTGCCACTACCGCGGCGGCACCCCTGTCGCAGGCGGGCCCGGTCGACAGGACTGCCTCGCGGCCAGAAGACGAAGGCGGTCTACTGatgcgcactgctgctcggATGGGGGACATTGGCTTAGTGCGGGCGGCCGAGATTGCGCACATGGGGCTAGCGGCGGAGCACGTCATCTTGACAAACACAAACATGTCGCCGCAGCACATGGACGGCATCCGCGACGATGTGCTGCGGCTAGTGCGCGGCTTCTTTGGCAGCGGCGTACCGTGTGTTATTGCAGGGCAGTGGTGCACGCCAGACATGAAGCCAATAGAGCTTTTCCGGCACTTCTATGAGCAGTGGTGCCGCGCGCTGCGGACGTCGCAGGCTGAGCTGTCTGTTCATGTGGTCACCGCCACTGGAGACTGCGTGAGCCCCAGCAGTGCGCAGCCCACCGGAgctctgcagccgcagcgcattgtgggagaggaagggccGGAGGAGGATGGAGAAATGGTGCGTCATcgtgcgttgctgctcgccCGCTCTatccgccacctccttgtTGAGGAGCCGGCGATGCGCTACCGACCACGTGTGTGGGCTGGCTACTACTGCATTGGCTCTGGACGGTAG